GGGCATCGGCTGACTGCAGTGAAAACAATTACATGGAAAGACATATTTCAATGGTAGGAATCTCTGAAACATGGAACTCAATGATGGTATTTGAATTATATAGATTTCAATGATAAGTTATCGGAATTAATCACAGAAACTCAAATTCCAATGATAAGATAATATAAGGTATCTCGGAATTTAATGAAGCTAGGCTATGTATGTCGGAATTCATTCTATGAGTAGGTATCTCGGAATTCATTGAGAATGTATGTCGGAATTAAATCTCGGAATCAAAAAGTGTGTATCTTGGAAAGTCGGAATTCAACAACAATAGGAAACTCGGATTTCCAAGATGAAAGGGATACCGGAAACTCGAAATAAAGATGAGGTACCGTCCGGGGCACCACATTAGCTGGGCAAAGATTGTTTGGGTTTTGCAGTTACTACACAACTGTATTAAACGTTAATCTGAGCGTTGTTCTAATTCGAGGGGTCTTGATACGTTTAGGTTtaaatgttgttgtgttttgcGTGTAGTATGGTGGAGGGGTGTTTGCAGTTAaacatgttttgaaattagaaaGTAAAATAGCACGAcgtattaataataaaaattgacAAGAAAGATGTGCAGCTGAATTGACCGTCATGTGGCTATTTACCTCCTTATTGGTGTTGCAGCCGTAACCAGAGTCTAAGCCTTGAGAACAATCGCAGCCAGGATCGTAGCCATAGCCGCAGCCAGACTCATCGTGAGAGTACCTGCACCGTTGCACTTGTTGCCATGGCAGCAATGAAGACAGAATCGACGTCCTGAGTTGTCGTCGCTAGCGCAAACACCTTCAGGAGTACTGCACAGTTGTTTCCCGCCGTCGTTTCCAACGAAGCAACCTCTGAATATCTGGCCATTGTCTTGGTACTTTGCTTTCTGTAAGGTAGGAATTAACAGTGACGTTTATCCCAttaaaggtacacgttgcctttaatcggacgagtttgtctattaatagcgtttgaaaccatttgttatggaatacatatggttagaaagatgtttttaaagtagaatataatagttcacacaagtatcactcaaaattgcacggttttccttttacgtcgcgaactatcacggtcggccatttatagcagtcaaaatttggactcccataatggccgaccgtgttagtcgacagggtaaacagaaaaccacgcaatttcgaggcatatttgtgtagatcattgtattctacttttacaatatctttccaaccatatacattttacaacaaacggttacaaaacgcttttcaaagatcaactcgaccggtccaaggcaacgtgttgaGTATGAATCGAGTCTCCTATTTCAAAGGGTGGACTTTCGCTCGGCCCCCAGTGCCTTgcaaggcgctgggatgggccaGCGAATCAAGCACGCCCATTGGTTAATTCTCTGTCAAACCGTGGagaaaggaagagaaggagctggaacgacccgcaaaaccgcagagtaacaataGAATACTATGACAATTGCCCTGTCtggccagtggaaaaagataggggacctccagctggacggccgattaacgagcgggATTAAATATCTTTGAACAgaacgtgtggtaccgccagtctgcgCTCTTGCCTACTTTtcaagttgaatcattggagacaagaattgtaaatatacacgttttcatttactgtttgtggtgtttcacggaaacatcatggcatatttttacattttttgtgactttccggtcattAGCGGTGGTTCacaatttgggtattagcacacgagggtggttggtattcaattgtgtttttcgatttagtgggcacaagtgtacacaatttttatcaggtctcaaaaaagttttttttttctgtattatatccatacgacatacgacaccacagttgagtgaagaaccaagtgcgcacgcgcaaactcacatacgccaggtcgcccattgtctgtgtaaggtatgtgggtgattgcgaggtgtcgttaaacgaccaaGGTACCACGgcttcgacttttgaagtcccgtcgttcaagctccttctcttccttcctccatggtcaaaccaCTCCACGCATGACGCACTCTACTTCTGAATAATTTttatcccagcggtcctggatagctGGCCGCTGAGCGAAGGGTGAACTAAGCAGCGCCCtctatcgatacctctcgtcactactTATTTTTAGCTTCTATATTTTGTTTAGACTTCCACAGCTTTGACCTCAAACTTGGTACGTACTGTATGCTACAGTGACGACATGATGAGCATGATGagacctttccattgttgatatAAACAAGCTGCGCCGGTTGGCATGGCCGGGTCATAGTAGACTTGATTTCTAGTCTTAGACCGCGGTTATTCTTCTGAATCTAAGCCACGAGAGACGCCCCCACATTGCTATCACGCGCACCTTAACTCGCAACAGCAGCTTTACCTTGAGAATAACtatcttcaaaattatttcaCGATCCGTTCGTAAACGTGACACAAGGAAAGTTGCGGATGTATGGTACACAAGTAGAAGTAATTCCAGCTTGCCATCCCAATACTGACTTGATTCCAAGACTAAATTGGATAAAAGCTATGCCTACTTCCCGTTCCCAGTCTTGGAATCAAGTCGGTATTTGTATGCTCACACGAAGTCATACTACTGCGCCGATTTCTAGACACCATACACTGCACATGGTTCCCCAAGCATGTTTAATGAAAAGGAACAGCAAATGACTTCTTTTAGGCCTTTAGTCTATAAAGATAACATAAGTCGCACAGAGAAAAAGAAATGATGATTTAAAAATATAACTACTTTTAATTAAGTCATGAGATGGGGACAAAATGCACGGGCGGACTGCTGATTGACACTTACCGCGCATCCATTGTCACATGAATCGGTCCAAGTTGGATGATTAGCAAGCAATGCCGATGTATCCTGACTGTTGCCTAGGCAATCGCTGTAGCCAGAAGCTGCACTGTCACACACCCAACATGTTTCCAAACTGGACACAGCAGAGACtaaaaaattgagaaaataaaCTTAAAACCGTGTCCGAATTTATATTACTTCAACTCTGATGTCCCATTCTCCACTGTCATGAATGTTGTCGTCGCAGTCAATGGCAATTTCCCTTTCCGTTTGATTCGGATGCAATCAATAAATAGTACAATGTAACAACGGGTATTCAGCAAAGACGAATTAGGGTTTAAATTTTAGGCCTTATGTATAGATCTACATAAACATTAAAACcggtggacactttcggtaaacagtattgtccaaggcccacatttcgtgtatcacaactacataatataacaaacctgtgcaaattaaatttacttttttgagaaaacattaaaacaattatcaattctcgacaacgagaataaatacggatttatagtaaacacatgccatgacacggcgaaacgcgcgaaaacagggatgggttttcccgttattttctcccgacctcgatgaccgattgagcctaaattttaggc
Above is a genomic segment from Asterias amurensis chromosome 6, ASM3211899v1 containing:
- the LOC139939132 gene encoding uncharacterized protein — protein: MSLTLFFVVAISVSAVSSLETCWVCDSAASGYSDCLGNSQDTSALLANHPTWTDSCDNGCAKAKYQDNGQIFRGCFVGNDGGKQLCSTPEGVCASDDNSGRRFCLHCCHGNKCNGAGTLTMSLAAAMATILAAIVLKA